The window CCCCGTGCCGAAACCGGCGCTTCCGGCGACCGGGGTTCCGGACTCTGTGCCGCGAGGTCCGCCGAGAATCAATCCTCATGATGTATATCTATTCAACCATACAGGCCACCACGACACCAGTCCCGTCATGGTCGATATCGCCCCTGGCCTTATCATTCCCATCACCCCCGACGTCCTATCGCCAATCACCAACCGCCAAGAATTTGCCGACGATGCaaccctccctcccgccccccctgCTGACCGGACGATGCCCGACGCATCACCTCACACCGCCGCCCAATCACATGTCGCCCTTCAATGTCGATACCCCGAATAGGAAGGTGGACGACGAGTTTCCCGCGGCGCCCGTCCGACGATGCCAtatcctctctctctctctctctctctctctctctctctctctctctctccctcatcgccatctcccAATCCCAGACTGCTTACACATCCATCACATCGCtggccctcctccaccccccccaAAGAGACCGCTCGCCTTTCCCATCTCCGCATCGGCaccggccagcagcagcaccgccCCCACCTCCCCTTCCACCCGACTCCGAAACACGGCGTCGGCAAAGCGACtggagggaagagagagagagagatacagAGAACCCGTTATCAACGCCATTGCTGCCCGCCCTCTCTCGAAAGCATGGAACCAAGCGCTCCTATCTCGGCCGGCGGGGAGGatcttcatcatcctcctccctaCATGCATCTTACACCCGATGGGACCCTCAATTGAACAAAAAACGACCAAccaatcccccccccctccccgtccccggaGAACGGTAGCCGGGAAGCCGTCACGCAATGCCGGGACCAGTATTCGTATCGTGTGAACGCGCGCGACCGCCGCGCACACATACAAAACAAATGACGTCTTCCTTCGGTGACCAGCCAAagctctccctcctctcctctcccctcctctctctttctcgcgtgaccctttcttcctctcctctcgTTTCCCCTTGCCTTGGCCATTGAGAACGAGGGCCGAACGGTTAAGTCCGAATAGCTTCACAACCCCGCCCCTCTCCCAATTGAAGCCCGGCAGCTCAGCCCAGGCCAAAACTCACCCCCACGATGCGCTCCCagcacctcctcctcgccctcttctcagccgcctcttcccccctcgcATCCGCCACCTCCCCCTTCTATACCGATAACGAGCAGCTGCGGCAACGCCCCATCGTGGATGCCGCCTCCGACTTCAAATGCGACCTCCCGCCCCCCGTGACCCCTTCCGACGgcctcccctccgccgccgacctcttctcctccccgGACGCTGTCCGTAAGCAGGTCGAGcgccacgccgccctcgtccgcgTGCCCTCCATCTGctacgacgacctcggcgattTTGACAAGGATGACCGCTGGCGCGTCTTTTACGACCTGCACGACGTCCTGAAGAAGACATACCCGGTCTTGTAagtcttctcctcctccttttcctccacCCTCCGGTCCAAAGAAACCCCTAACACAACCCTCGCCCCAGCCACGCCCGCGCAGAGCTCGTCAAGGTAAACACCTTCGGCCTCGTCTACACCCTCCGCGGCACCGACCCCTCCCTTAAGcccatcctcctcgctgccCACCAGGAcgtcgtccccgtcgccgacgccgccacctgGACCTACCCGCCCTTCTCCGCCCACTTCGACGGCGAGTGGATGTGGGGCCGCGGCGTCTCGGACGACAAGAACTCCTTTACCGCCCTCCTTTCCGCTCTCGAGACCCTCCTCTCCCAGCCGGCGGCCCCAGGAAgtgcctcctcctcctcctccgccgccggcagcggcggtcaGTGGGCCCCGACCCGtaccatcatcctcgcctccggcttcgacgaggagtGCTCCGGCGCCCGCGGCGCGGGTCACATCGCCGTCCACCTCCAGCGCCTCTGGGGCAACGACAGTAtggccctcgtcctcgacgagggcggcatgggcctgcagctcctcgacgacggtcgCACCCTTTACGCCCTGCCTGCCGTCACCGAAAAGGGCCACGTCGACATCTGGCTCGACCTGCACGTCACCGGCGGCCACTCGTccgtccccttcccccacaccggcatcggcatcgtctCCGAGAtggtcgtcgccctcgagtcCCACCCCTACAGCCCCAAGCTCACTACGGCGTCGCCCCTCTACGAGCACATGGTCTGCCAGGCCCGCTACTCGCCCGACGCCCAGCCGCGCGTGACTGAGTTGCTCGAGAgcggcgacctcgacgccctcgccgctgagctcgtcgccatcgaccGCCCGACGCACTACCGCCTGCAGACCTCCCAGAGCGTCGACTACTTCCAGGCCGGCCAGAAGATCAACGCCATGCCCGAGAAGAtccgcgtcggcgtcaacTACCGCGTCGCCCCGCAGAACAGCATCCCCGAGATCCAGCACAACGTCGTCGCCTACGTCAgcggcatcgccgagaagTACGGCATCACCGTCAAGGCcttcgagggcgacgacgactacaaGGAGTACGCGCGGCGGCACGTGACGAGCGACCTCGGGCGCATCGAGAAGCCCTACGACGCCGTGAAGCCCCTGTATGACGTCGACTACAACGGCACCCTGTACCTGAGCCGCACCCAGGCGACGCTGCCCGCGCCCCTTTCGCCGACCAAGGGCCCCATCTGGGACCTCTTTTCCGGTACGCTGCAGTCCAGCTTCGCCTTCGACGGAGGCAAAGTCGTACCCGTCGGCGAACTCATGACCGGCAACACCGACACGAGACACTACCTGAGTAAgtccaaggaggagaaaaacGAGCGTACATGTGAAGcgtggatggatgatgaaCTTACTGACCGTGAAATAGACCTCACGCCCAACGTCTACCGTTTCGTGCCCATCCGGAACGGCGCCACCATCAACGCCCACACCATTGATGAGAGAATCAAAATCAGCGCACACATGGAGATCCTGAGGTTTTACTACGATCTGATCCGCAACTTtgacgccgccaaggtcTAAAGCAATGACACCGAAATTCATTTTCCATGTAGGTGAAGGAAATGTTGAAAGAGGCCACATGCACATGACCTGCGACAGTAGTTTCCAGCATACCACTCACTTGATGGAGAACAACAAGCCTCACGACATATTGGACGATTCAAGTTGAGATTATATGAACTATTATTATGAATGTGGAGATGAAGCCTAAGTATGCGCATAATTGCTTGACATCCAATGTTTGGGGATGCCTGGGTATGTACTGAAAATAAAAATTGACAAATGCTGCGCTGTTCAATGCGTGATTATGCAATTGTATCAATCATGAGTTTCTCCCTCGAGACCGCCTCAATTCACTGTCCTAGTGACCAGAGGCCCGCCTGTTGTGGGGAAAGCGACGGGTGTTGACAACGCGTACAGGTCGAACATCTTGGGACCGCCGCAGTAGTTAGCCGTACCGGTCGTTGTCGTGGCCTTGCCGTTCGTTGTGAATGTGCTGACGCTGCCGTAGCAGTAGTCCTTGCAAGCCTGCTTTCCAACCAATGAGGTGACCGCAGCACCCTTGAAGTCGAAAGTGCCGCCTCCGTAGCATTCGTGGTGGTACTCGAGGAAGACGTacggcatcctcgtcgtcgaggtcggtgAGTTGCTGAACTTGGAGTTGGCGTAGTCGATGCAGAGTTCGGGGGTCACGCTGTTGTTGGCGAACAAGCCTGGCAGCGCATGGCCCGAGTTGGTGTCCTGGAAGCAGCCGATGTAATAGTACCCATTGGTAGCTGTGGCTGAGGGACCCGACGTTGTGCTCGGTGCCGTGTCGGCCGAGCTGCTTGCTGTTGTCGATGCCGGGACGGTGGGCACCGGAATGGtagatgacgaggacgtcggtGGTGGCATAGATGATGCCAAgctgctggccgacgagctggatgAAGTGACCGTTAAATCCCCACTAGTCGATGACGCGACAGACGAGACGGCGGGGTCCGAAGCAGGCGGCGGTTTGGTTGGCGATGCAGAAGATTCTGGCaacgccgatgatgatgtcgcgACTGGTGAGatggacggcgacgccaGGCTTGAAGAGCTGGCAATGGAGGAAGAAGTCAAAATGGTCGAGCTGTCGGCAGAAGAGGAGCTAGAGGTTGTCGAACTTGTCGAACTCGCTGAGCTCGTCGAGACCACGGCGCTCGAAGACGCGCTAGGGGCAAGCGGGGAGAATAGGTAGAGGTCGAGACGACTACCCGCACCGCAGTATTGAAGCTATCATCACATGTAAGCCTAGATATCGCCCTCGAAGGGTTTTGCGGCCTACCTTGTTGCCCTTGCAGACCATGTTGCAATCCTTGAGAGGAGCTGGCATCGATCCGGCATTGGTCGAGTTGCCACAGAAACCTGTTGAGCTGATCAGAAAAGGCCGTTTAAAGTAACAGAGAGTGTGTTATACTCACATTCACGACCATACTCGACACCCATCAACTGCCATCCGCCCAGGGAACAGAACGACGCGCAAACGTCTACTGTCATTGTGTCCGAGGCCGTGGACTTGCCGCCCAAGGCACGACCAATGGTAGCCTCGGTTTGGCAGCCCAGGAACTTATAGTCGCCCGCTCGCGGGCCATGCTGGGGAGCAGACGGGATCTGGATAGGGGTCTTGTTGCTGTAGACAGAAAGCCTGCTTCCGGCTCCGCACAAACCAATGGCCGAGCCCGCGCATGGCGAGGAACATTCCGACTCCGATGTGCTTGCCTGTGCTGCTTTGACATCCCAGCCGCAGAAGCACTCGCGGCCGTATTCGACACCAAAGTAGTTGAAAGCGCCGTCATTGTAGGCGCCCTTACTGCAGAACGTCGCACACTTGTCCAGGGTCATGTCGTCGGTAGCCAGAAAGGCTTCGCCTAAAAGTCGTGTGCTGTTAATCAAATCCTTGAAACAGCCGGCGTATTGCCACTGTTCACCGATGACTGCGGGCATTCGGGGGTTTAGGGGCGACATGaccatcgtcgacgttgggctcgacgacgacgccgtacTCGAAGTGGTGGTAGTTGACGACGCGATGGTGCTCGTGATGGGAGTGCCACTGCTGGACAGAGTCGAAGGGACGTCGATGTTGCTCGAAAAAGGAGAGGTCAAGGTggtcgatgaaggagatATCGAGATAATTGATGAAGGAGATGCTGTGGTAGCTGATGAGAAAATGCTCGACTCCACAGAGCTGGAAGAGGTCGAGCTGACGACCAGAGCACTAGAAAGCTGTGTGCTGCTGATGACAGAAGAGGATGGCAGATCCGCACTGCTTGATGAGGCAGTCGAGATAATGGTGCTAGAGGATGCGACGCTagtgctggtgctggtgctcgtcgccgcggGCACCGATGAGCTCGAGCTTGAGCTAGGGGCATTGAGCGAGCGGTAAAATCCTTGAATGTCGAAGGAACTAATGTCGGCATACAAACTCATGTGCCCGTTGTCACCGCCACAAGCCTGTGTGTCGTCGCCGGTGCAATCGAAAGTGCAAAGGTTGAGGGACTCATCCGTGTAGGTGGAAGGGTTCTTGATGTTGGTACCACACCAGCATTCTTGATGATACTGCACGCCAGAGAGGATGGAGCCCCTGGCAAGACAAAGTGCCTGACACTGTTGGAGCGTGTTTGTCTTCTGCTGCGCCGCGTTGTTAACCGAGTTGGGCAGGTTGCGGCCCAGGTTAGTGGTGTCCTTGAAGCATCCAACCCACTGGTACCGCGCAGTTCCGTTCGTGAGGAGAGGCCCAACTTGCTTGCTGACGACTGTGCCTTCAAAAACAATGTTGTGCAACCCGGAGGCTTGGCCCGTTATGGGATCGTTGCCGTCGGTGCTGAGAGTCCACAGAGCCCCGAGAGGTTGAGATGGGTGGTTCGGTTGGACAGGGGCGGCGTGTACGCCGACATTACCAATGGCGCATGTGCCGGCCGGAACCTGGGTTCCTTCGGTGAGGTCATGGTTGGGGTTAAGGGCAAACAACTGAGGCGTTGCGGGGGGCTTAGAAATGGTGATTGTTAAAGGCGCTCCGCCCTTGTTGCAGACGCGGATCTGCTTGTCGACcaaggcgccggcgagcacATCTCCAAACGCAACCTTGTAGTCTGATAGCGCATTCCAGTTGCCGGAACCATCGGCTAGCTCGAAGGTAACAGCGGGCGGATCGTTGACGGAGCCGCTCAGTGTGAGGACGGCCGAGCCGCCGTTCGACCAGATGGCGACCTTTGTCGTGTACGACCCAGTGGCTTGTTGCAAGAAACGCAACGGAACGGTCAGCCCTTGACCAGACTCGAGGGTGGAGCCGACAGCAGGGAAGTTGGAAGACGAAAAGCCGGAACCCAAGTTGCCATCGCCTGTGAGATTGGTGTAAGTGCCAGCATCACTCTGCCAAGCGAAGCCGGTGAAGGTCAGCGTGCCGTTGCCGACGTTCTGCAGCAAAGCCGTGCCGGTCAAGCCGTCAGGGGCATCTCGCTGAACGAGTCTTCCAAAGGCGATGTCCGAAGGGGTTGCGCTGAGGAAGGCACCTTGTTTGACAACAGTGCCCTGGAGTGACACTACGGTGCTTGAAGCGTAGTCTGCCGAGGCGCTGATGGACAGCGTCAACGCGCCGGAGAGGAACCCAGGAATGACCTTGGCGGCAGGGTTCAAGAGGTCCCATGTCACGTCCAGCGAGAAGGAAGTGCCCGCGGCCACGGCGCCCGTGGGCAGGGTCGAGTTGGAACACGACCATGAGGCGTCCGAGACGGAACAGCCAACGACCTGGGTGAGTGCAACGTTGGCCTTGCAGCTGACTTTGACACTGGCGGTAGATCCCATTTCAAGGGAGCCGAAGTCGACTGGGCTGGTGCAGTTGACGGCCGAGTTGACGGGGGCTCCGAAGCAAACgagcttgttgttgttggagtGGAAAAAGACACGGCCGTCTCCGAAAACAGGACGCTGGAACTTGTTGGTGCCTTGGGACCGCGGAAGATTGAGAGGGACCATGACGCCGTCTTGAGGAACTGCGCGAAAGGCCTGAAGGCCAGCGTTGACGTCGGTGATCCAGACCTGGTGTTGCATTAGCCGATGAGTTCATATGACCAAGGTTGAGGGATGTGAGGCGGATCTTACAATACCGCTGCCAATCTTCCCGTTGTCAGAGGTAACAGTCATCTGGCCAACGCCGACTCGGCCAGCAGAGATCCATGCCGACTTTCCGGCGAGACTGAACTGAGGGGCGCCCTTGGAGTCGAAGCCAAGCTTGTAGGCAACAAGACTACCGCCGACCGTGGTTGCATAAATGTAGCCCCCCTCAGCAGGATAACTGCCAAATCCACCGTACAGAGAACCGCCGAGCTCGATGGTTTGCAAGATgccgtcaccgccgtctGCGGCCTGCCGGAAAccgccgaggttgtcggcATTGACCACATAAGTGCGGCCTTTCTTTCCGGCTGTGACACCGATCCGATTGACTCCGGCACCCTTGAAGACGCTGGCATCAAGAACGGCCAGTCCAGAAGAGCCAACGTCGCgatcgccggcgtcgaggccaaTGTAGTCGTACGGCTGGAAGTAATCGACCAAGGTCAGTTTGCCGGCTGCCGACAGCTCCATCTTTACGATGCACTCATCCAACGTCGACATGGGAAGCCTGCCGCTGGCTGGCACGTTGCCATTGACGTGCCCCTGGCCGTTTCCGGTGACGAAGTAAATGTTGTTGCCGACAGTAGGTAGGCCCATACCGCTCTGCCAGatgccggccttgccgccaGTTTCGGTGGCCAAGTCGAGCGGCTGGGGCTTGGGAGCGCCCGGCGCGGCCTCGGTTGCCCACATGCTGACGGGACCGACGCCCGGGGTCTTGCTGACGGAGACGAGGTAGCCCGTGTAGTTCCAACGGCCGCAGTGGGAGCCAAAGGCCGCAACGATGTGCCCGTTGAGCTCCGTCAGCGATGGCCGCTGCAGAGCTACGCCACCGACAAAGTAGCGGGCAGCATCATTGTCGGCATTGATGCCATCGATGAGAACGGGAAAGCCGGCAACATCTTCGAGGCTGGGGATCCGGAGGGCGTACATCTTGTAGGCTCCGTTAGCGGTGCCGGAAGTTGTTCCGTCCTTGTAGCCTTTGGAGAAGAGATACATGATGTCGGTTGCGGGGTCGATGATGGGAGTGCCGGTAACACCGATCCAGTCGGGAATGTCGCCGCAGTTGCTGTCGATGGAAGCAAACGGCGGTTGAAGTGTCCTTTCTTGCAATACCCTTCCCGTCTTGCTGTCAAAGACGCGAACGACATTCATCTCGGAGGCTGTGATGACGAGTTCGGATTGGCCATCGGGCGTGTAAACCAGAGGCTTGGCCAACCACAGCTCCCTGGGGTTGGGAGAGGTGAATGTCCATAGGTTCTTGAAGCTTGAAGAGCCTGCGACATTGGGGTCCAGGTTGTGGTTCGGAAGATAGCCAGATTGCGGTAGATCCTACCAAGATGAAGCAAGCCGAGGGTCAGCACAATTTTGGGTAGAAGAAGGTTCGGTAGCAACTGGCATGCGGAGGTCTCGCCAAGTCCCGGAACGCGAGCCAGTCTACGGAACCTGGATGGAGAAGCATCCAACTCACAGCATCGCGGTATGAGTCGGTCGAGGCTAACGAGGCAACAAGCACCGGCAGCGAGGCCAGAGTCGCAAGAGAAAGTCTCATTTTGGGCTATCGGACGACAGAAGCTGTGAACAAGTGAATGTCTGCTTCAATGGCGGAAACCCCAGAAGTGGCTTGGGCGAGGGATAGAACAGCAGAGCACTTGGTGACGCCATGATCAAGGTCTGAGGGGGGCAGAGCGGATAATAAACAAAGTCAATAATTGCCAAGTGTGTAGGCGGGCCGGTAGAGCGTGGCAACAGATAATAGacagccgacgacgacagacTCGAGCAGGGCCGCTGCGTGTCGTGTCGTCAAGACGGTTGACGGCAGAAGACAtggcgcgcgcgcgcgagctAGAGCGGGTCAACGACAAGGTAGGTCAGGTAGCCCGTACGAGTAGGCAGGCGGCGACGCAGAACTTGGGGCTACTGCATGGCTGCATGGTTCTGCATGGATCAATCGACACACCCATACCTCGAGCGGGCTGGATTGAGGGGGATTGAGGGTAGCGAGGGTCGAGTTCCGTAGGGATGGTGCACATGCCCAGGCTGAGTTTGATTAGGGCGAGATATTGAAGGCGCCAGAGACACTTCGGGCAAAGCGGAAAAAGCACAACTGGGTGGATTTCGGGGAGTGCAGGGAAGCGTCCGAAAGTCTGCAGTATGAACCGGGCCAGTGCATGGCGGGGGATCGCAACAAGGAGAGTGTGAGTTGATAGAGAGAAGCAAGAGAGTCGAGACATGGTCCAGAGGCCGTGGATCCAAGGGAGTGTGGACCGGGGCTAGACGCAGCGACTGCGCTCAAAGGGCCGTGAACCATGGGGGGGAGGCCGCTGGGTCGGTGTCGGTCATGGGAGCCATGAGGGAGCCATGGTGCTTCCAGATAGTCGGAAGGACTCACCGAGGGGGCCATGTGACGAGCCAGGGATGTTCGGGTGGCGAAACATGGGGCAAAAGCTGAAGCAGGGCAGTCTGCAAACCATCTGTCTATATCCGCAGCCAgggcagagcagagcagagagaTGTGGTGTATTCAAACGGATAGCCTATCGGGTTGCCATCGGTGATGTTGGGATCAGTCCAGTCCGGTGCAGCCCAACCGCCGCCAAATacgcctcgtccgccggctAGAAGCTTGTGCCGTTGTTGTGgtggccgttggcgtcgacatTGCGGGCTGCTAACCCAACGTCGACCTTGGGACGTGGGTGTGGGTGATGGTGAGAGTTCGATGCTCAGGTGCGAAATGCGAGTCTCACAAACGGAGAGTCCGTCCGGGTGAATCAACCGCGAGAGCTAGCTAGTGGCCACGAGTAGATTGTCGGATGTTTCTCTGATGTTTCTCTGCGTGCTTCTTTTCAATATCGGCAGAACGGGATCTTCACAGGCTCTCGCCCGAGTTGAAGACAGGAAGAAGCAAGTAAACGTGGCCAGGTGGATTCAAGGGCGAGCCAAGAAAAGGAATCACCAGGAGTCGAAAGACAACGGCGTACAGAATCAgtgcctgcctgcctgcctgcctatGCGTAGAACAGACAATTGCTCCGAGTCGTGGAAGAAGCGAAGAAAGGCCCTTCGGTCCTCGGTGGAGGGAGCCCCAGGAGAGGAtgtggtgggtgtgggttCGAAATGCAGGTCCGAACAGGCTGGACAGGGAGCGTAGCTCGGGGAAGAGATTGGGTGGCTTTTCTCGCTTATCCCGATCTAGTCAAGCAGCCTCCCAGGCGAGAGGGGCGGGCGGGGCCACCCTCAACCCACGCACCTGCCCTTTGCTGCCTCGCGCATTTTAGCCTGCTGGTACGTACTTTTTCTAGGTTACACTATGACTTTGACACTTGCAGCTCTTACCAAAAACAGCACGTAGGACGAAAAACAACAATGATACGACAACTGAGACGTGAGTGTTCCTAGGGGACACAGGACTCTCCCTCTAACAATGATGATCCAAGTAGCCTAGATTCTACGTTCTAAGTTCAGGTAGGTTGGTAGTTGGGAGACGCGTAGACCTAATGACGTCGTGGACAAGGGAGGCGAGGCAATGCGGCTAGTTGTTGCTCCTTCCCTTAACATCGACTATTGAAGTCTGCAGGAGCGACATGACGTCTAAGGAGCACCCAGGTAGTCAGCATATGTAGTTTCCTAAATATGGTAGAGAAGCCCACGTTGTGTCCTCCGTTGGATACCtagatacctacctacctaggcaccTTGGACACAGCTTTCGTCCCAGATTCCTAATTCCACGTGTACCGAATCTGGAAGGGCCCCGTTTGGTCTTTCCATCCGACAGCTAGCGTGCACCTTCCCGCCGGACATTGTCCCTTCCGTAAGCGGCTGTCCCAACTCTGTGGTCCCTTCTCTCTCGTTCCTCTGCACggttcttttctttcttttcgtttCCAATTTAtttccccctttcttctACCTAcgtacctaaggtaggtacctacccaGGTAGGCTGTGCCATCTCACTTGCGGGTTGCCAGGGACCTTCTTCACGCATACAGCACATACCTAGctgcctacctacttacctacctgTTTATAGAGGTAGTAGTTAGTTATAGGTACTCGACTTATGATCGCCTCTCATCCAACTTCTCGGGTTGCAGCATGGCGGCCCCCACGGTAatcctcgtcgcccggcATCGTCCCGGCCTTCTCCCGGCTTCGCCCCCGCCTCGGTCGCAACCTCGAGAAAACGCCTCTCGCTCTCCGTCACCGATTTATTTCTCTTCCAACGAACGCTTCTTCCTTTGATCTCGAAATACGGGATGTGCCAATCGCGtgctctctccctccctctctctctctctctctctctctctctctctcggcaCTATGTTCATGGCAAGGGCAAGCCCAGCTGAATCGATATCCTTTTTCCTGCGCGACATTTTACCGCTCCCTGTTCCAGCGGGCCGCTGATGGATCCCAAACCCAAACATTGGACTCACTTTTTGGGCCCTCCCTAGCCGTCCCCGGCGCCATCGTGACGCTCGCCGCCCGTGCGACGCTGCAGCTCGCCCtgacgcagacgcagacgcagacgccTTCATTGACGgggccctcgacgccctgtGCTCACTCTCGAGTGCCGGGTCGAGTTCGCGCTTCCGCCGCACGCCACCTAATGactccttctccctctgcGCAGGGACAAACAAACAATAAACAATGCAACCTACAGACTGTCGACTTGACTCGACTCAACTCAACTCGACTCGATCCCTTCTGCATCGGCCCATCCCTTGCCTGCAGTAGCCACCCGCCATCTCATCTCCGACGCGTCTAGTTATTCTCTTGCGACAATCGTCCGTTTGCTGAGGAGCGCTGGCTCCGACCTCTACTGCAACCTGGTTTAATGCACTGGATCCGCTCTCATGGCACCAGTCTTCG is drawn from Colletotrichum destructivum chromosome 6, complete sequence and contains these coding sequences:
- a CDS encoding Putative peptidase M20, bacterial exopeptidase dimerization domain, peptidase M20A; translation: MRSQHLLLALFSAASSPLASATSPFYTDNEQLRQRPIVDAASDFKCDLPPPVTPSDGLPSAADLFSSPDAVRKQVERHAALVRVPSICYDDLGDFDKDDRWRVFYDLHDVLKKTYPVFHARAELVKVNTFGLVYTLRGTDPSLKPILLAAHQDVVPVADAATWTYPPFSAHFDGEWMWGRGVSDDKNSFTALLSALETLLSQPAAPGSASSSSSAAGSGGQWAPTRTIILASGFDEECSGARGAGHIAVHLQRLWGNDSMALVLDEGGMGLQLLDDGRTLYALPAVTEKGHVDIWLDLHVTGGHSSVPFPHTGIGIVSEMVVALESHPYSPKLTTASPLYEHMVCQARYSPDAQPRVTELLESGDLDALAAELVAIDRPTHYRLQTSQSVDYFQAGQKINAMPEKIRVGVNYRVAPQNSIPEIQHNVVAYVSGIAEKYGITVKAFEGDDDYKEYARRHVTSDLGRIEKPYDAVKPLYDVDYNGTLYLSRTQATLPAPLSPTKGPIWDLFSGTLQSSFAFDGGKVVPVGELMTGNTDTRHYLNLTPNVYRFVPIRNGATINAHTIDERIKISAHMEILRFYYDLIRNFDAAKV
- a CDS encoding Putative carbohydrate-binding WSC, immunoglobulin-like protein, producing the protein MRLSLATLASLPVLVASLASTDSYRDADLPQSGYLPNHNLDPNVAGSSSFKNLWTFTSPNPRELWLAKPLVYTPDGQSELVITASEMNVVRVFDSKTGRVLQERTLQPPFASIDSNCGDIPDWIGVTGTPIIDPATDIMYLFSKGYKDGTTSGTANGAYKMYALRIPSLEDVAGFPVLIDGINADNDAARYFVGGVALQRPSLTELNGHIVAAFGSHCGRWNYTGYLVSVSKTPGVGPVSMWATEAAPGAPKPQPLDLATETGGKAGIWQSGMGLPTVGNNIYFVTGNGQGHVNGNVPASGRLPMSTLDECIVKMELSAAGKLTLVDYFQPYDYIGLDAGDRDVGSSGLAVLDASVFKGAGVNRIGVTAGKKGRTYVVNADNLGGFRQAADGGDGILQTIELGGSLYGGFGSYPAEGGYIYATTVGGSLVAYKLGFDSKGAPQFSLAGKSAWISAGRVGVGQMTVTSDNGKIGSGIVWITDVNAGLQAFRAVPQDGVMVPLNLPRSQGTNKFQRPVFGDGRVFFHSNNNKLVCFGAPVNSAVNCTSPVDFGSLEMGSTASVKVSCKANVALTQVVGCSVSDASWSCSNSTLPTGAVAAGTSFSLDVTWDLLNPAAKVIPGFLSGALTLSISASADYASSTVVSLQGTVVKQGAFLSATPSDIAFGRLVQRDAPDGLTGTALLQNVGNGTLTFTGFAWQSDAGTYTNLTGDGNLGSGFSSSNFPAVGSTLESGQGLTVPLRFLQQATGSYTTKVAIWSNGGSAVLTLSGSVNDPPAVTFELADGSGNWNALSDYKVAFGDVLAGALVDKQIRVCNKGGAPLTITISKPPATPQLFALNPNHDLTEGTQVPAGTCAIGNVGVHAAPVQPNHPSQPLGALWTLSTDGNDPITGQASGLHNIVFEGTVVSKQVGPLLTNGTARYQWVGCFKDTTNLGRNLPNSVNNAAQQKTNTLQQCQALCLARGSILSGVQYHQECWCGTNIKNPSTYTDESLNLCTFDCTGDDTQACGGDNGHMSLYADISSFDIQGFYRSLNAPSSSSSSSVPAATSTSTSTSVASSSTIISTASSSSADLPSSSVISSTQLSSALVVSSTSSSSVESSIFSSATTASPSSIISISPSSTTLTSPFSSNIDVPSTLSSSGTPITSTIASSTTTTSSTASSSSPTSTMVMSPLNPRMPAVIGEQWQYAGCFKDLINSTRLLGEAFLATDDMTLDKCATFCSKGAYNDGAFNYFGVEYGRECFCGWDVKAAQASTSESECSSPCAGSAIGLCGAGSRLSVYSNKTPIQIPSAPQHGPRAGDYKFLGCQTEATIGRALGGKSTASDTMTVDVCASFCSLGGWQLMGVEYGRECFCGNSTNAGSMPAPLKDCNMVCKGNKLQYCGAGSRLDLYLFSPLAPSASSSAVVSTSSASSTSSTTSSSSSADSSTILTSSSIASSSSLASPSISPVATSSSALPESSASPTKPPPASDPAVSSVASSTSGDLTVTSSSSSASSLASSMPPPTSSSSTIPVPTVPASTTASSSADTAPSTTSGPSATATNGYYYIGCFQDTNSGHALPGLFANNSVTPELCIDYANSKFSNSPTSTTRMPYVFLEYHHECYGGGTFDFKGAAVTSLVGKQACKDYCYGSVSTFTTNGKATTTTGTANYCGGPKMFDLYALSTPVAFPTTGGPLVTRTVN